Proteins from one Triticum aestivum cultivar Chinese Spring chromosome 7A, IWGSC CS RefSeq v2.1, whole genome shotgun sequence genomic window:
- the LOC123154970 gene encoding chaperone protein ClpB1, with the protein MSWSSPESMLFIGASAVASTALAWATWTLLDEFMYHRRPSDTNYDQLIGIKPLDATGSLRTLDAATTDPVIGRDDEIDRLVCILCRRTKNCAALVGPAGVGKTAIVEGLAQRIAAGNVPDTLAGARIVEVDMGAMMAGTHWRGMFEQRIKDVIKEAEEAEGKVILFIDEMHMVVGAGGDKGGPIDAANILKPALARGRIRCVGATTSEEYEKYVQTDAALERRFQKVVVEEPSVHATVAILQGLKHRYQEHHGLKIQDDAIVAAAHLAARYITGRKFPDKAIDLMDEACATTKMHVDKQTTAEIVVSPGHVARVVSRWTKIPLATLDQEDNDKLFHLAKKLHERVIGQDEAVNLVAQAVLRSRVGFGQIGQPISAFLFLGPVGVGKTELAKALAEKIFDNEKALIHFDMSEYTDSGSVSRLTGGSRSYEEYGQLTEKVKRLPYSVILFDHVDKANASVFKVFHQLLDDGMLTDGKGQVVDFKNTIIIMTSNIGAEHLPSRITGKNAIKSERDILMNQVKKRFKPELINRLSKVVIFEPLSHDELRKIVKIQMNNVISTVANKGVSVLATDAALDVILSESHDPVDGARPIRRWMHNHVITILSDMLVDGEACAGSTISIDAAVDDKSGLTFQVLKKQQELADQ; encoded by the exons ATGTCGTGGTCTTCCCCGGAAAGCATGCTCTTCATCGGAGCATCGGCCGTTGCCAGTACTGCTCTAGCCTGGGCAACTTGGACGTTGCTCGACGAGTTCATGTACCACAGACGCCCTTCGGACACCAACTACGACCAACTCATCGGCATCAAGCCCCTGGATGCCACCGGCAGCCTCAGGACCTTGGACGCCGCCACGACTGATCCTGTCATCGGCCGCGACGACGAGATCGACCGCCTCGTCTGCATCCTCTGCCGGCGCACCAAGAACTGCGCCGCGCTCGTCGGCCCCGCAGGGGTCGGCAAGACAGCCATCGTCGAGGGCCTCGCACAGCGCATCGCCGCCGGGAACGTCCCCGACACGCTTGCCGGCGCGCGCATCGTGGAGGTTGACATGGGGGCCATGATGGCCGGGACGCACTGGCGCGGCATGTTTGAGCAGCGCATCAAGGACGTCATCaaggaggcagaggaggcggaAGGCAAGGTCATCTTGTTCATCGACGAGATGCACATGGTCGTTGGCGCCGGCGGCGACAAAGGAGGCCCCATAGACGCCGCCAACATCCTCAAACCTGCGTTGGCCCGCGGCCGCATCCGTTGCGTGGGCGCCACGACCTCCGAAGAATATGAAAAGTATGTTCAGACAGATGCCGCGCTCGAGCGGCGGTTCCAGAAGGTTGTCGTCGAGGAGCCGAGTGTGCATGCGACCGTTGCCATCCTGCAGGGGCTGAAGCACAGGTACCAAGAGCACCATGGCTTGAAAATCCAGGACGATGCTATTGTAGCCGCTGCACATCTCGCTGCCCGCTACATTACAG GCCGCAAATTCCCTGATAAAGCAATTGACCTTATGGATGAGGCATGCGCCACAACAAAGATGCACGTGGACAAACAAACGACCGCGGAAATTGTTGTTAGCCCTGGACATGTAGCACGG GTTGTGAGCCGATGGACTAAAATTCCTCTCGCTACACTTGACCAAGAGGATAACGACAAGTTGTTCCACCTAGCGAAAAAATTGCATGAGCGTGTTATTGGCCAGGATGAAGCTGTTAATTTGGTTGCGCAGGCAGTCCTACGTTCTAGGGTCGGTTTTGGTCAAATCGGACAACCGATAAGTGCATTCCTCTTTTTGGGCCCGGTTGGCGTCGGAAAGACAGAACTTGCTAAAGCCCTCGCAGAGAAGATATTTGACAATGAAAAGGCGTTGATTCATTTTGATATGTCAGAATATACTGACAGTGGATCTGTGTCACGTCTCACCGGAGGATCTCGAAG CTATGAAGAATATGGACAACTCACCGAGAAAGTCAAGAGGCTCCCATATAGTGTTATCCTTTTCGACCATGTGGATAAAGCAAATGCCTCGGTATTCAAGGTTTTTCACCAGCTGCTCGACGATGGTATGTTGACTGATGGCAAAGGGCAAGTTGTAGATTTCAAGAACACTATCATCATTATGACCTCAAATATCGGAGCAGAGCACCTACCATCGAGAATTACGGGCAAAAATGCAATCAAATCTGAAAGAGATATCCTCATGAATCAG GTTAAGAAGCGCTTCAAGCCTGAACTTATCAATAGACTAAGTAAGGTTGTGATATTCGAGCCACTTTCGCACGATGAATTAAGGAAGATTGTGAAAATCCAGATGAATAATGTCATTTCGACAGTAGCTAACAAGGGTGTCTCTGTACTTGCAACTGATGCGGCCCTAGACGTCATTCTGTCAGAATCACATGACCCG GTCGACGGCGCAAGGCCCATTAGAAGGTGGATGCATAATCACGTGATCACGATTCTCTCGGACATGCTGGTCGATGGAGAAGCCTGTGCAGGCTCGACAATCTCCATTGATGCTGCCGTGGACGATAAGAGTGGGCTAACGTTCCAAGtgttgaagaagcagcaggagttGGCGGATCAATGA